In Candidatus Microthrix subdominans, the DNA window CATCCCGCTCGTGCGCCTCGACTCCGACGGCATCGCCAGGGTGCGCCGGGAGATCCCCGCCAACCGCAACCCGTTCAGCTACTACCGCCGGGCGATCATCTCGATCGACACCCTGAAGAACGCCGGCCGCTACCGCCACCACCTCGAGGGCATCCACTGGGATGCGGTGGTCATCGACGAGTGCCACAACCTGGTCAACCGGGGCACCCTCAACAACCAGCTGGCCCGGGTGCTGGCCCCCCGCACCGAGGCGCTGCTGCTCACCAGCGCCACCCCGCACAACGGCGACCCCGAGAGCTTCGCCGAGCTGATCCGCCTGCTCGATCCCACCGCCATCGCCGACCCGACCAGCATCGAGTCGGCCGACATCGACCACCTCTACGTCCGGCGCCACAAGGCCCACGACGAGGTGGCCGCCGAAGTGCGGGCCGACTGGGCCGACCGCCTCGAACCCAAGCCGCTGCTCATCGAGGCCTCGGACGCCGAGAACGCCATGTTCACCGAGCTGGCCGACACCTGGATCCACCCGACGTCGGGCATGGCCCCAACGTCGGGCAAGGGCCGCTCCCTGTTTCCGTGGACGCTCTTCAAGGCGGCGCTGTCGTCGCACCGGGCGCTGGGCGAGACGATCACCGCCCGCCGCAACACCCTCGCCAAGCGGGAGACCGTCGACCAAGCGAGCGGCGCCGAGAACACCAAGGCGGAGGATGCGGCGCTCGAACGCCTGGGCGAGCTGAACGCCGCCATCGACGACCACAGTGCCTCCAAGCTGACGGCGCTGATCGAGCAGTTGCGAGAGATCGGAGTCGGCCCCCGCAGCAACACCCGGGTGGTCGTGTTCTCCGAGCGCATCGCCACGCTCGACTGGCTGGCCGCCACCGTGCCCAAGGCACTCAAGCTGAAGGACAAAGACGTCCGGGTGCTGCACGGCGGCATGGCCGATGTGAAGCAGATGGACGTCATCTCCGAGTTCGGCTTGGCCGAGTCGGGCGTGAAAATGCTGCTCACCGGCGACATGGCCTCCGAGGGCGTCAACCTGCACCGCCAGTGCCACCACCTGATCCATTTCGATCTGCCCTGGTCGCTCATCACCATCGAGCAGCGCAACGGCCGCATCGACCGCTACGGACAGCACCGCGCCCCCGACGTGCGGGCACTGCTACTCAATCCCGATCACCCCCACCTCCACGGCGACGTGCGCATCTTCACCAAGCTGCTTCAGCGTGAGGACGAGGCCCATCGGGCGTTTGGCGAGTCGTCGTCGCTGCTGGGCGTGCACACCGAGGCACTGGAGGAGGAGGCGGTGATGGCCAGCCTGCAGGCCGGCGTCGATCCCGACCTGGCCATCCCGGCCGAACCACAGAATGACTTCGACCTGATGGCGGTGCTGTCGGGCGCCACCGGCACCCAGGCGGTGCCCGTGCACCGGCCGCCCAGCCTGTTCGAGAGCGACTCGGCGTTCGTCGACGAAGCGCTCCGTCAGGCCTTCGACGATGCCGATACCACCATGGGTCTCCGTCGGGATCCGGGCGACGAGACGTTCCTGTCGTTGGTGCCGCCCAAGGACTTGATCGCCCGGATGAGGGCCCTGCCCCGCTCCTACCTGGCCGAGCAGCGGGTGGCCGAGCGGCTGAAGCTCACCGGCAACGAAACCCTGGCCAACGCGCAGCTGGTCAAGGCCCGGGAGTCCACCGATTCGGGCTGGCCCGACGTGGGCTTCCTCGCACCGCTGCATCCGTTTGGCGACTGGCTGGTCGACAAGGTGCTGGCCACGGTGGGTCGTAACGAGGCGCCGATCATCGTCGCAGATGTGGACGAGCCCGTGTTCTGCGTGCAGGGCATGTACTCCAACGGGCGTGGTCACCCGCAGCTTGTGGAGTGGATGGCCGTCACCGAGCACCTCGGCACGCCGGTGATCGCCGACCTGTTCGAGGTGCTCGAACGGGCGAACGTCGACGCCGACATGGCCAACCCCGGCACACCCATCGACGTCGAGGTGCTCCAGGATCAGTTGGGCGACGTGATCGAGCAGGTACGTAACGAACTCCAGGTTCGCCGCGACCTCTACGAAGCCGAGCTTGCCGAGACGCTCGCCGCCCCGCAGGAGCGCCTACGTGCCTGGGAGGTTCGCTCCGAGCAGTTGGCGATGGACCTGGTGGAGCACCGCCGCGCCCAACGGGTTCGGGGCATCGATGGCGTCCGCTCCGACACCACTCGGCTTATCGAGTCGATGCACACCCAGGGCGACCCGCTCATTCGAGTGCTCGCCGTCATGGTGGGACCGAGCTACCGGTAGATCAAGCTGGCCTCTTCCGCTCGTGTGCCGACAAGTCGGGGACTCAGAGAGTGCTGTAGCACCAACGCCATCTGTTCGAAAACCGTTCGACGAGTCCAATCGATTCTCATAGGAGGCAACCAGCTGGTCCGTCTACCGGTCGTGCAGGTGGGCCGGCCCGAGAATGGAAATAGTAGGCCCTGAGTCAGCGCAACTCCTCGTCTCGGTAGTAGAAGGCAAAGGCTGCGCCTAAAAGAGTTACCAAGGGGGTAATTAGGATCCCCGCGAGGGCAACTGCGTCTTGGGCGACTAGACGCTTGAGCATCACAGCCACGATCAGGAGAATCGCTTCGAGCGCGATCACTGTGAGCAGAGCGATGGCCAGGCGCCATTGCCTGACCGGTCGCTGGTCAACTATTCGCGCTGCTGCCGACCCGCCGATGTCATCGCTGGTGATGACATCGGTCTCGACGTCTTCAACTCCTAGGAGTAGACCGTCGCGCTCGGAGGAGTCATCGCGCATTGAAAAGTATAACTTCCCGGGTCTCCCCATCCTCCTTGATGAACACCTGAGAGTTCTTGTGCTCTACGGCGAAGAATCGGAACATAGCGATTGACTGCCTGATTAATGAAGTGAGCGACAGCTCAAGGGCATCGGCTGTCTCGCGCACGGAGTCGTACGCATCGGGGGTCAGCTTGACCGTGATGCGACGGACCTCGCCCGGCTCCCTCAACTTTGTGCCGACCGCCTGAAGTTGACTCTGAGTGTCCATGGTGTCCTCTCGTGGTGCTTGATGTGCTGTTCGTCTACCGGTAGGGTAGCACCAAGTGCAGCATAAGAGCATCAAAAAGTCGTCAAAAAGTAACCCAGCAGGAATTCGGGTGGCTGGGTCAGAGCCTCGGGGGAACTATGAACGACGAAGTGCCAGGGAGTGAATCACGTACTCGCCGTCCTGCGCTCAGAGTGAGCTTGGAGGGCCTGACTGGGATCTTCGCCGAGGAGCCGTTGAGCAGATGGCGATTCCACTCGGGGGTCTTATGGCGAGGTCTCTGGTGCGTAACGGACGCGTTTCGGGACGATGAGGTCGAATACCACCTGGGATCGACCAGCGGCGCTTTCAAGGCTGCCATTCCTGACGGCTCTCGGGACGAGGTTGATGACGCAGCAACCATTGCGGAAGAGATGTCCCTCAACTATCTGGTGAACCGTGCTCGAGATGTGGCAAGCGTTGACAGCGCCGGGCGAGAACTAGCGAAGCTCGGCCAACTTCAACGGCTGGCGATACATGGGGTTGACCCAGAACTGAGCTGGGCAAGGGTCGGATTTGGGCGAGATCCGGCTGTGAAGTGCGAAGTCAAAGGCCGGATTGTCAGTTTGACCTCGTCTGCGTGGGATGACCGGGTCCCCAGCGGCCTTGCGATTACCCAGCCCTTGCAGTCCGTGATCCGGCGCATTCGGGCTGCGGCCGACGAGGGCATAGTGCGTCACTTGGCGAGCGCACCAGAGGTGCAGCGGTTGGGAAAGGCCTCGTACGACCAAGAAGCGGTGGTCAAGTCTCTACTTTATGACTCGGATTCGCGAGTCAACTACTTGATCACGTTTCGCGGCGAGGACGTGGGTTTTGCGCACGTCGAGTTCACAGAGGACGAAAATGGACGATTTGGATGGCCTTGTATGGTCGTGACCAAGCCTGACCTCCAGGGGCAAGGGCTGGGCACTCGGGTCATGGCAGCGTTGTGCCATGAAGCAGTAGTGAGAAAAGCGGTGCCTCATTTGCCGCTCAGCCAGGACGCTGAGGTAGTCGAGCGAATCGCAGTGCGCCTCGGATTCGAATACGGGGGAATTAGGGGAGGTATTGAACGTGATGCCTCGGTGCCTTACTACCAGCCGCCTGCTGATGAGTAACCCACCGTCCTGGGAGGGGGACGGCGATCGCGACAGTACGAACGAGCAGTCGCTATCGGCTACGAGCCCTGTGATCATCGGCTAGCGGCGGCACCGCCAGTTGACAAGTTGGACTTGCGGGCGTGACGGGATGACCTCCCTTCCATCAAGGCAACGGGTGGTGACCGCATCCGTAGCGCGAGGAGTTCTCCGGGACACCGAATAGTCGTAGCGCGTTTTCCAGTGGAGCGGGCTTTGGGAGCCGTCGAGGCCGGCGTGGAGAGTTGAACAGAACTGGGCCGGGTGTTCGGTAAGAGTTCGAAGCGCGCAAGTCCGACCAGAAGCCTGATGAATAGGGGGAACGCGGCGGTGGGGCGACGCTGAACAGGATGGGCCACAATGGGATGGTGTTTGTTCGCGCCCCGGTCGTCCAGTGGAGCCCAGCCGTCAACGGCGCTGCGGCGCCGTGTGTCTTGGCACAGGTGGGCGTGAGTCGGTGACGTTTTCGTCGATCACCAACCGGGGTGAGTTCTTCTCGAATCACTATCTGGACGCTGTCATTGGGGGCGACCTGGGTGATCTGCGTAAAGCGTGGGATGAGGCGGAGGGCAAGAGCGAGCCGTCGGCTCGTAGCACTCTGCGCGGCTCAGGGAGCGGGTTCTTCGCAGCGCGGGCAACGGCAAGCGAAGCCACAGGCGACCGGGCGTCGGAGGCGATCCGCAGTCTCAACGACGTCGTGCTGAAGGCGCTCGGGTTCACTCCACAGCGCGAGACTCTCGATCTGGTCCGCAACACCACCGACACCCTCACCCTGCTGGTGGCGGCCAAGGCCGAAACCGGCACGGGCCTGTGGCTGGTCGCGCTCGACGCCGGCCTGGCTGATTCGGCCGACGACCTGTTCGACGACGAGTCGACCCAAGCGGCCGGCGAAGAGGCGGAACAGCAGTCCGCCGGGCTCCTCCTCGAACCGGGCCAGCGCCGTGGCGACAAGAAGCAGATCACCACAGCAGCCGACGCAGTCGGCGAACTGTTCGCCATAGACGAGCCGCCACGGTTCGTCCTAGTGCTCGGGGGCCGCATCGCGCTCCTGGCCGAGCGGGCGAAGTGGGCTGAGGGCCGGTATCTGGCGGTCGACCTCGACGCCGCCCTCGAGCGCAACGACACCAAGGCCAGGGGCGAGCTGGAGACGATCGCCGCATTGTTCTCCGCCGACGCGCTCCTCCCCGGCGGCGCCGATGGCGACGGCGCCCAGAGTGCGCTTGACGATCTGGTCGAGAAGTCACACAAGCACGCCGTGGGGGTGTCCAAGGAGCTGCGGTCCGGTATCCGGGAGAGCATCGAGATCCTGGCCAACGAGGTCATCGTCCAGCGTCTCACCAGCAACAAGGCGGTGTATGAGGGCCCCAACCGGGTGGACGCCAAGGTGCTCACCACCCAGTGCCTGCGTTACCTGTACCGGTTGTTGGTGTTGCTCTATGCGGAGTCCCGTCCGGAGCTGGGCATCGTGCCCGTGAACGACGAGGCCTACCAGGAGGGCTACAGCCTCGACCGGCTGCGCGAGTTGTGCCTGGTCGATCTCGACACCGGACACGCCAG includes these proteins:
- a CDS encoding DEAD/DEAH box helicase is translated as MPVATPDKSLSLIAPGAQVVVRDEEWLVRAIAQTPADGMRVRCVGTSTLVRDTEATFLTKLDNITPLRPEETKLTADDSPQFRASRLYLEAVLRKTPVPANQTGLALADRHLLDRLDFQRRAAHKAIAGLRPRLLIADAVGLGKTLEVGLILAELIRRGRGDKILVVTPRHILEQFQHELWTRFAIPLVRLDSDGIARVRREIPANRNPFSYYRRAIISIDTLKNAGRYRHHLEGIHWDAVVIDECHNLVNRGTLNNQLARVLAPRTEALLLTSATPHNGDPESFAELIRLLDPTAIADPTSIESADIDHLYVRRHKAHDEVAAEVRADWADRLEPKPLLIEASDAENAMFTELADTWIHPTSGMAPTSGKGRSLFPWTLFKAALSSHRALGETITARRNTLAKRETVDQASGAENTKAEDAALERLGELNAAIDDHSASKLTALIEQLREIGVGPRSNTRVVVFSERIATLDWLAATVPKALKLKDKDVRVLHGGMADVKQMDVISEFGLAESGVKMLLTGDMASEGVNLHRQCHHLIHFDLPWSLITIEQRNGRIDRYGQHRAPDVRALLLNPDHPHLHGDVRIFTKLLQREDEAHRAFGESSSLLGVHTEALEEEAVMASLQAGVDPDLAIPAEPQNDFDLMAVLSGATGTQAVPVHRPPSLFESDSAFVDEALRQAFDDADTTMGLRRDPGDETFLSLVPPKDLIARMRALPRSYLAEQRVAERLKLTGNETLANAQLVKARESTDSGWPDVGFLAPLHPFGDWLVDKVLATVGRNEAPIIVADVDEPVFCVQGMYSNGRGHPQLVEWMAVTEHLGTPVIADLFEVLERANVDADMANPGTPIDVEVLQDQLGDVIEQVRNELQVRRDLYEAELAETLAAPQERLRAWEVRSEQLAMDLVEHRRAQRVRGIDGVRSDTTRLIESMHTQGDPLIRVLAVMVGPSYR
- a CDS encoding GNAT family N-acetyltransferase: MNDEVPGSESRTRRPALRVSLEGLTGIFAEEPLSRWRFHSGVLWRGLWCVTDAFRDDEVEYHLGSTSGAFKAAIPDGSRDEVDDAATIAEEMSLNYLVNRARDVASVDSAGRELAKLGQLQRLAIHGVDPELSWARVGFGRDPAVKCEVKGRIVSLTSSAWDDRVPSGLAITQPLQSVIRRIRAAADEGIVRHLASAPEVQRLGKASYDQEAVVKSLLYDSDSRVNYLITFRGEDVGFAHVEFTEDENGRFGWPCMVVTKPDLQGQGLGTRVMAALCHEAVVRKAVPHLPLSQDAEVVERIAVRLGFEYGGIRGGIERDASVPYYQPPADE